A genome region from Ursus arctos isolate Adak ecotype North America unplaced genomic scaffold, UrsArc2.0 scaffold_18, whole genome shotgun sequence includes the following:
- the FKTN gene encoding ribitol-5-phosphate transferase FKTN isoform X4 translates to MSRINKNVILALLTLTSSAFLLFQLYYYKHYLSAKNGAGLSKSKGSRIGFDSTQWRAVKKFIMLTSSQNVPVFLIDPLILELINKDFEQLKNTSHGSTSECKFFCVRRDFTTFALRYHLWKNEEGWFRIAENMGFQCLKIESKDPRLDGIDSLSGTEIPLHYICRLANHAIHLVVFHERSGNYLWHGHLRLKGHMDRKFVPFRKLRFGRYPGAFDRPDLQQITVDGLEVFIPKDPVHFLEEIPHSRFIECRYKEARAFFQQYLDDNTVEAMAFRKNAKELLQLAAKTLKKLGVRFWLSSGTCLGWYRQCNIIPYSKDVDLGIFIQDYKSDIISAFQDVGLPLKHKFGKVEDSLELSFQGKDDIKLDIFFFYEETDHMWNGGTQAKTGKKFKYLFPKFTLCWTEFVDMKIHVPCETIEYIEANYGVPLRQVQC, encoded by the exons ATGAGTAGAATCAATAAGAACGTGATTTTGGCGCTTTTAACTTTGACAAGTTCTGCATTTCTGCTGTTTCAGTTGTACTACTACAAGCACTATTTATCAgcaaag AATGGAGCTGGTTTATCAAAATCTAAAGGAAGCCGAATTGGATTTGATAGCACACAGTGG CGTGcagttaaaaaatttattatgctAACGTCCAGCCAAAATGTACCAGTGTTCCTTATTGATCCTTTGATTCTGGAATTGATTAATAAAGATTTTGAACAACTCAAGAATACTTCTCATGGCTCCACTTCAGAGTGCAAGTTTTTCTGTGTTCGGAGAGACTTTACTACGTTTGCACTGAGGTATCACCTTTGGAAGAATGAG GAAGGCTGGTTTCGGATAGCTGAAAATATGGGATTTCAGTGCCTTAAGATTGAGAGCAAAGATCCCCGGCTAGATGGGATAGACTCACTTTCTGGAACTGAAATTCCGCTGCACTACATCTGCAGATTGGCCAATCATGCCATCCACTTGGTGGTCTTTCATGAGAGGAGTGGCAACTACCTCTGGCATGGCCATTTACGGCTCAAAGGACACATGGACAGGAAATTTGTTCCTTTTCGAAAATTACGGTTTGGTCGTTATCCTGGAGCTTTCGACAG gccAGATTTGCAACAAATTACTGTTGATGGACTAGAAGTTTTCATCCCAAAAGATCCAGTGCACTTTCTAGAAGAAATACCACACTCTAGGTTTATTGAGTGTAGGTATAAAGAAGCTCGAGCATTCTTTCAG CAGTACCTTGATGATAACACTGTGGAAGCTATGGCCTTTCGGAAGAATGCAAAGGAATTATTGCAACTGGCAgccaaaacattaaagaaattggGAGTACGGTTCTGGCTGAGCAGCGGAACTTGTCTAG ggtGGTATCGGCAATGCAACATTATTCCTTATAGTAAAGATGTCGACCTAGGAATTTTTATACAAGATTATAAATCTGATATTATTTCAGCATTTCAGGATGTAGGACTTCCACTCAAACACAAATTTGGGAAG GTAGAGGACAGCTTGGAACTATCTTTCCAAGGAAAAGATGATATAAAACtcgacatttttttcttctatgaagaGACTGACCATATGTGGAATGGAGGCACTCAGGCCAAAAcgggaaaaaaatttaa